The Phycisphaeraceae bacterium genome has a window encoding:
- the gatA gene encoding Asp-tRNA(Asn)/Glu-tRNA(Gln) amidotransferase subunit GatA yields MTLAQLRRAIASRTVSATDVVRAMLDRIEAHNLALNAFREVYADDALRRAGEIDARLSRGESGGALAGVPIAIKDNIACTLGTTAAGSRFLEHYRSPFDATAVSRLLGEGAVILGRTNCDEFAMGSSTEHCACGPVRNPHAPDRVPGGSSGGSASAVAAWLCPAALGSDTGGSVRQPAACCGVVGVKPSYGRVSRWGLVAFASSLDQIGPITHCVEDAAILLDVISGRDPLDATCADLAPTRAVAALAQPLDGPWRVGVARQHRSPENHPAITGALDRAIECCRRAGASIVEIDLPLTDHGIATYYILAAAEASSNLARYDGIRYGRRAAPQPGEALTDLYERSRSEGFGPEVRRRIMLGTYVLSAGYADQFYLRALKARRLIRDEFSRAFHACDVILGPTAPSPAWRLGEKSDPLSMYLGDVYTVNANIAGLAALSIPAGWADVDGSRLPIGVQLQAPAMEEERLLHAAGVLEALLGDRSR; encoded by the coding sequence ATGACCCTGGCGCAACTCCGCCGCGCCATCGCCTCGCGCACGGTTTCCGCCACCGATGTCGTGCGGGCCATGCTTGATCGCATCGAGGCGCACAACCTCGCGCTCAACGCCTTCCGCGAGGTCTACGCGGACGACGCCCTGCGACGCGCCGGCGAAATCGACGCCCGGCTATCACGCGGGGAATCCGGCGGCGCCCTTGCGGGCGTGCCCATCGCCATCAAGGACAACATCGCATGCACGCTGGGCACGACCGCGGCGGGGTCACGCTTCCTGGAGCATTACCGATCCCCTTTCGACGCCACCGCGGTGAGTCGCCTGCTTGGGGAAGGGGCCGTCATCCTGGGGCGCACCAACTGCGATGAGTTCGCCATGGGCTCCTCCACCGAGCACTGCGCCTGCGGCCCGGTGCGCAACCCCCACGCGCCGGACCGGGTGCCGGGCGGCTCCTCCGGCGGGAGCGCCTCGGCGGTGGCGGCCTGGCTCTGTCCCGCCGCGCTCGGCTCCGACACCGGCGGCTCGGTGCGACAGCCGGCGGCCTGCTGCGGCGTGGTGGGCGTCAAGCCCTCGTACGGGCGAGTCTCGCGCTGGGGGCTCGTCGCCTTCGCGTCGTCGCTCGACCAGATCGGCCCCATCACGCACTGCGTGGAGGACGCCGCCATCCTGCTCGACGTGATCTCCGGGCGCGACCCGCTCGACGCCACCTGCGCCGACCTGGCCCCGACGCGAGCCGTCGCTGCGCTCGCGCAGCCGCTGGACGGTCCCTGGCGCGTGGGCGTGGCCCGTCAGCACCGCTCTCCGGAGAATCACCCCGCCATCACCGGGGCCCTCGACCGCGCCATCGAGTGCTGCCGCCGCGCCGGCGCCTCGATCGTGGAGATTGACCTGCCGCTCACCGATCACGGCATCGCCACGTATTACATCCTGGCGGCGGCGGAGGCCTCGAGCAACCTGGCGCGATACGACGGCATCCGGTACGGCCGCCGGGCTGCGCCGCAGCCGGGCGAAGCGCTCACGGATCTGTACGAGCGCAGCCGCTCCGAGGGCTTCGGACCGGAGGTGCGCCGTCGCATCATGCTGGGGACATACGTGCTCAGCGCGGGGTACGCGGATCAGTTCTACCTCCGCGCGCTCAAGGCGCGCCGCCTCATCCGCGATGAGTTCAGCCGTGCGTTTCACGCATGCGACGTGATCCTCGGACCCACCGCCCCCTCGCCCGCCTGGCGACTGGGCGAGAAGTCCGACCCGTTGTCGATGTACCTGGGCGACGTGTACACCGTCAACGCCAACATCGCCGGTCTGGCCGCCCTGTCGATCCCCGCGGGCTGGGCGGATGTCGATGGATCGCGTCTGCCCATCGGCGTGCAGTTGCAGGCCCCCGCGATGGAGGAGGAGCGACTGCTCCACGCCGCCGGCGTGCTGGAGGCACTGCTTGGGGATCGGTCGCGATGA
- a CDS encoding DUF4097 family beta strand repeat protein produces MRPSTLPALLAAALIVLGGCTTRSSKDDALLFDIPGPVAVLVESFGGDVTIEADPRLTQASVRVKRAADFGFVRESDASAALDAIGYTASLESTGSGPVLTIRATSDHPESHGLYAHVTIRMPAVDGLTVRTARGDVYAKNCQGPTEISTTGGDVRYMTNWAITQPVTITNKEGAIDFRVRGESTGAIEASTIDGKVRERARHGRFVIHSHTGRAMRATLNDGTNPILLTTEEGHVRIAVVHDPTAVGVFIVDP; encoded by the coding sequence ATGCGACCCTCCACACTGCCCGCCCTGCTCGCCGCCGCCCTGATTGTTCTGGGCGGCTGCACCACTCGTTCGTCGAAGGATGACGCCCTGCTCTTTGACATCCCCGGCCCGGTGGCGGTGCTGGTGGAGTCGTTCGGCGGGGATGTCACCATCGAGGCCGACCCCCGGCTCACCCAGGCCAGCGTGCGGGTGAAACGGGCGGCGGACTTCGGCTTCGTGCGCGAGAGCGACGCCTCCGCCGCCCTCGACGCCATCGGCTACACCGCGTCGCTGGAATCCACCGGGTCCGGCCCGGTGCTGACCATCCGGGCCACGTCCGACCATCCGGAATCTCACGGACTGTACGCCCACGTGACCATCCGCATGCCCGCGGTGGATGGGCTGACCGTGCGCACCGCACGGGGGGACGTGTACGCGAAGAACTGCCAGGGGCCGACGGAGATTTCCACCACCGGCGGCGACGTGCGCTACATGACCAACTGGGCCATCACCCAGCCGGTGACCATCACCAACAAGGAAGGCGCCATCGACTTCCGCGTGCGCGGCGAATCGACCGGGGCCATCGAGGCCAGCACCATCGACGGCAAGGTCCGCGAGCGGGCGCGGCACGGCCGGTTCGTCATCCACAGCCACACCGGACGGGCCATGCGGGCCACGCTCAACGACGGCACCAATCCCATCTTGCTGACCACCGAGGAAGGCCACGTGCGCATCGCCGTGGTGCACGACCCGACGGCGGTGGGCGTGTTCATCGTCGATCCGTGA
- the lpxD gene encoding UDP-3-O-(3-hydroxymyristoyl)glucosamine N-acyltransferase has product MAGPLTLSELAGKIGAELVGGDGGRVVVGCASIEAARPDEVAFLANAKYLQYLESSKAAAVIADPRTPRPAGVALLVAKDPYFAFRNAMIELHGFRVHPPPMDAPPTPSGPTISPRAAVHSTATIGEWTVIHPFATVERGAVIGARSVLYPGAYVGPDSRVGDDCILYPGVAVYDRCIVGNRVTLHANTVIGQDGFGYATHAGAHHKIPQHGIVVIEDDVELGAACAIERAAMGETRIGQGTKFADLISIGHGTTIGRHCLLVSLVGVAGSVEVGNYVVLGGQVGVSGHISIGDGVQAAGKTAIIADTPAGMKVGGIPAVEFNKAKRNALVGADLFGLAKKVRELEEKIARLEGGGR; this is encoded by the coding sequence ATGGCCGGTCCTCTCACGCTTTCGGAACTGGCGGGCAAGATCGGCGCCGAACTGGTCGGCGGCGACGGTGGCCGCGTCGTCGTCGGCTGCGCCTCGATCGAGGCCGCCCGTCCCGATGAGGTGGCGTTTCTCGCCAACGCCAAGTATCTGCAGTATCTGGAGTCCAGCAAGGCCGCCGCGGTGATCGCGGACCCCAGGACGCCCCGGCCCGCGGGGGTGGCGCTGCTGGTGGCGAAGGATCCGTACTTCGCCTTCCGCAACGCGATGATCGAACTGCATGGGTTCCGCGTGCATCCGCCTCCGATGGACGCCCCCCCTACGCCGTCCGGCCCGACCATCAGCCCCCGCGCGGCGGTGCATTCCACGGCGACGATCGGCGAGTGGACGGTGATCCACCCCTTCGCCACGGTGGAGCGGGGAGCGGTCATTGGCGCCCGCTCGGTGCTCTACCCCGGCGCGTACGTGGGGCCGGACAGCCGGGTGGGCGATGACTGCATCCTCTACCCCGGCGTGGCGGTGTACGACCGCTGCATCGTGGGCAACCGCGTCACGCTGCACGCCAACACCGTCATCGGGCAGGACGGGTTCGGCTACGCCACGCACGCGGGGGCGCATCACAAGATTCCACAGCACGGCATCGTGGTCATCGAGGATGACGTGGAACTGGGCGCCGCGTGCGCCATCGAGCGGGCGGCGATGGGCGAAACCCGCATCGGCCAGGGCACCAAGTTCGCCGACCTCATTTCCATCGGGCACGGCACCACCATCGGACGGCATTGCCTGCTGGTGTCGCTGGTGGGCGTGGCGGGTTCGGTGGAGGTGGGCAACTACGTGGTGCTGGGCGGGCAGGTGGGCGTGAGCGGGCACATCTCCATCGGCGACGGCGTGCAGGCGGCGGGCAAGACCGCCATCATCGCCGACACGCCCGCGGGGATGAAGGTGGGCGGCATTCCCGCGGTGGAGTTCAACAAGGCCAAGCGCAACGCGCTGGTGGGCGCGGATCTCTTCGGGCTGGCGAAGAAGGTGCGCGAACTGGAGGAGAAGATCGCGCGGCTGGAAGGCGGCGGGAGGTAG
- a CDS encoding HlyD family efflux transporter periplasmic adaptor subunit, with protein sequence MAGRRLVVLSIVTRIVVSLAVVGVGFGVFQALFLTRPKPPELRTDLTLPRVRVMRTALVTVQRQWTGFGTADAMLRADVPAEVSGVVAAIEPGVLEGKPVEAGQPLIRLDDADYRQRLAGITQRLNELNAELEALDIEERAWTDRLTFAQTDLDVARRDYERIRTLVEQGDAKQLELDRVITALQAAQRVVTSTREEVSKIAPRRLRWQAQRDGLLAEKALAERNVERCLIRSPLAGVLERVDVKVGEQVQPGRRVARVVNLEKIEVPVRLPSSARVSIRVGDEAQVLSAGSNGASRGASGGASGGASGVRTWGGRVNRIGPSDDPVTRTFPVYIEVLQNPDDPAALTPGRFVMGRITGHEEEQRVVVPRGAVANDRVLLVVDDVIVHRDVLVAYQVQRRFPQLGLPSENYWAVLSDGVEPGSLVLLNGATDIPAGARVEPSVVNGESRRAEAPGEGGGR encoded by the coding sequence ATGGCTGGGCGACGATTGGTGGTTCTCTCCATCGTGACGCGGATCGTCGTGTCCCTGGCGGTGGTGGGCGTGGGGTTCGGCGTGTTTCAGGCGTTGTTCCTGACCCGTCCCAAGCCGCCCGAACTGAGGACGGATCTGACCCTGCCGCGCGTGCGCGTGATGCGGACGGCCCTGGTGACGGTGCAGCGACAGTGGACCGGCTTCGGCACCGCCGACGCCATGCTGCGGGCGGATGTCCCGGCGGAGGTGTCGGGCGTGGTGGCGGCCATCGAGCCGGGCGTGCTGGAGGGCAAGCCGGTCGAGGCGGGCCAGCCGCTGATCCGGCTGGATGACGCAGACTACCGGCAGCGACTGGCGGGCATCACGCAGCGACTCAACGAACTCAATGCGGAACTCGAGGCGCTGGACATCGAGGAAAGGGCGTGGACCGATCGCCTGACCTTCGCGCAGACCGATCTGGATGTGGCGCGTCGGGATTACGAGCGCATCCGCACGCTGGTGGAGCAGGGGGACGCGAAGCAGCTGGAACTGGACCGCGTCATCACCGCGCTGCAGGCCGCCCAGCGCGTGGTCACCAGCACGCGCGAGGAAGTGAGCAAGATCGCCCCCCGGCGGCTGCGCTGGCAGGCCCAGCGGGATGGTCTGCTGGCGGAGAAAGCGCTGGCGGAACGGAACGTGGAGCGCTGCCTGATCCGAAGCCCGCTGGCGGGCGTGCTGGAGCGAGTGGACGTCAAGGTCGGCGAGCAGGTGCAGCCGGGCCGGCGCGTGGCGCGGGTGGTGAACCTTGAAAAGATCGAGGTGCCGGTGCGGCTGCCCTCATCGGCGCGGGTCTCGATCCGCGTGGGGGATGAAGCGCAGGTGCTGTCCGCGGGATCGAACGGGGCCTCGAGGGGTGCGTCCGGGGGTGCGTCCGGGGGAGCGTCAGGAGTGCGAACGTGGGGCGGACGAGTGAATCGCATCGGGCCGTCGGACGATCCCGTCACGCGCACCTTTCCCGTGTACATCGAGGTGCTGCAGAATCCGGACGACCCGGCGGCGCTCACGCCAGGCCGGTTCGTGATGGGGCGCATCACCGGGCACGAAGAAGAGCAGCGCGTCGTGGTTCCCCGCGGCGCGGTGGCCAACGACCGCGTCCTGCTGGTGGTGGACGACGTGATCGTGCACCGCGACGTGCTGGTGGCGTACCAGGTGCAACGGCGCTTTCCGCAACTGGGGCTGCCCAGCGAAAACTACTGGGCGGTGCTCAGTGACGGCGTGGAGCCGGGCTCGCTCGTGCTGCTCAACGGCGCGACGGACATTCCCGCCGGAGCGCGGGTGGAGCCAAGCGTCGTCAACGGCGAGTCGCGGCGCGCCGAGGCGCCGGGAGAGGGAGGCGGCCGATGA
- a CDS encoding superoxide dismutase: protein MSGAAWGGWDEATGKFVLPPLPYAYEALEPHIDAQTMRLHHDIHHLGYVNGLNSALERLGKLRAGDATVGSVTAISRDLAFHGSGHLLHCIFWTNMAPPGSGGQPSDALAAAIKQSFGDMDTMWKHFAAASKGVEASGWGLLVFEPMSRRLMVMQSEKHQNLTAWGVVPLLVLDVWEHAYYLKYQNKRADYVEAFRHIINWKDVSERYAAAAG from the coding sequence ATGTCGGGCGCCGCATGGGGCGGGTGGGATGAGGCGACGGGCAAGTTCGTCCTGCCGCCGCTGCCGTACGCGTATGAGGCGCTGGAGCCGCACATCGACGCCCAGACCATGCGCCTGCACCACGACATTCACCACCTGGGCTACGTCAACGGGCTGAACAGCGCGCTGGAGCGCCTGGGCAAACTGCGGGCGGGCGATGCCACCGTGGGCAGCGTGACGGCCATCTCGCGGGACCTGGCCTTCCACGGCTCGGGCCACCTGCTGCACTGCATCTTCTGGACCAACATGGCCCCCCCGGGAAGCGGCGGGCAGCCCAGCGACGCCCTGGCGGCGGCCATCAAACAGTCCTTCGGCGACATGGACACGATGTGGAAGCACTTCGCCGCGGCGAGCAAGGGCGTCGAGGCCAGCGGCTGGGGGCTGCTGGTCTTCGAGCCGATGTCACGCCGGCTCATGGTGATGCAGTCGGAGAAGCACCAGAACCTGACGGCGTGGGGCGTCGTGCCGCTCCTGGTGCTGGACGTGTGGGAGCACGCCTACTACCTCAAGTACCAGAACAAGCGCGCGGACTACGTGGAGGCGTTCCGCCACATCATCAACTGGAAGGACGTGAGCGAGCGCTACGCGGCGGCGGCGGGGTGA
- the gatC gene encoding Asp-tRNA(Asn)/Glu-tRNA(Gln) amidotransferase subunit GatC, with the protein MGGDRQPIPRLTAHDPGARGSPLHSTVEAPISPDEVQRLARLARLRLTDAEVRSMVVELSAIVAHMSRLEELDLEGVEPLSHPPPIRNRLDPDEPSPSLPVEEALRNAPAVEGPFIAVPKVIAEGES; encoded by the coding sequence ATGGGAGGCGATCGCCAGCCGATCCCGCGATTGACCGCTCACGATCCCGGCGCCCGCGGCTCTCCCCTACACTCCACCGTGGAAGCCCCGATCTCACCTGATGAAGTCCAGCGTCTCGCCCGACTGGCCCGGCTGCGGCTGACCGACGCCGAGGTCCGATCCATGGTCGTCGAACTCTCCGCCATCGTCGCCCACATGTCGCGTCTTGAGGAACTGGACCTCGAGGGCGTCGAGCCGCTCTCCCACCCGCCGCCCATCAGGAATCGACTGGATCCGGATGAGCCGTCGCCATCCCTGCCGGTCGAGGAGGCCCTGCGCAACGCCCCGGCGGTGGAGGGACCGTTCATCGCCGTGCCCAAGGTCATCGCCGAGGGCGAGTCGTGA
- a CDS encoding SDR family NAD(P)-dependent oxidoreductase produces the protein MRRGDRVLITGATSGLGREMAIQLARRGCRVAITGRRRDRLDEAASAARQAGASDVIALHGSVTDDAAVRAHAQAIRDAWGGVDVVILNAGVGDSVHGTAFSAENYRWTFDTNVLGACRWIEQVLPDMLARGSGVIAGISSPAGWRGFPGAGSYSASKAALTTLLESLRVDLRGSGVDVVTVCPGFIRSEITDRNDPKEMIQLLDTADGARRILRGIEQRRRVVHFPFPLTWIIRYVIRPMPGWLYDRLASRYLRRTKKPYVDASALTPPPGDRAA, from the coding sequence ATGCGGCGAGGCGATCGCGTGCTCATCACGGGGGCCACTTCCGGCCTTGGGCGGGAGATGGCGATCCAACTGGCCCGGCGCGGCTGCCGCGTCGCCATCACGGGACGGCGCCGCGATCGACTGGACGAGGCCGCCTCCGCCGCGCGACAGGCCGGGGCGTCGGACGTGATCGCCCTGCACGGCAGCGTGACCGACGACGCCGCGGTGCGCGCTCACGCCCAGGCGATCCGCGACGCGTGGGGCGGGGTGGACGTGGTCATCCTCAACGCGGGCGTGGGCGACAGCGTTCACGGTACGGCGTTCTCCGCCGAGAACTACCGCTGGACCTTTGACACCAACGTGCTGGGCGCCTGCCGCTGGATCGAGCAGGTTCTGCCCGACATGCTGGCGCGGGGCTCGGGCGTCATCGCGGGCATCTCCAGCCCGGCGGGGTGGCGCGGCTTCCCCGGCGCCGGGTCGTATTCCGCCAGCAAGGCGGCGCTCACCACGTTGCTTGAATCGCTGCGCGTGGACCTGCGCGGCTCGGGCGTCGACGTGGTCACCGTCTGCCCCGGCTTCATCCGCAGCGAGATCACCGACCGCAACGACCCGAAGGAGATGATCCAGCTGCTCGACACGGCGGACGGCGCACGGCGGATTCTGCGCGGCATCGAGCAACGCCGCCGCGTCGTTCACTTCCCGTTTCCGCTCACGTGGATCATCCGCTACGTGATCCGGCCCATGCCTGGCTGGCTGTACGACCGGCTGGCGTCGCGCTACCTGCGCCGGACCAAGAAGCCCTACGTGGATGCGAGCGCGCTGACGCCGCCGCCCGGCGACCGTGCCGCGTAA
- a CDS encoding PQQ-binding-like beta-propeller repeat protein: MRLTSRGTIAARSLGLWGLLAVGAASWAPGLVALGQFDDNPVYVDDSPAAWELFRRARDHEQENPGEAARVYQELLDLHAHKLIPLREADRHHLASARIRVNAALLANPRVLERYRAIETSTARRMLEQGQYESLLRTRFLTEPALEAALRLAQDAVERAHFMRAVRALTELAAHPDLAGRRAAYRWLLLGLAANHLGDSTLRQQAVDALAGAADADSRACLDELNRLLRQGPGPEEARGLTVLDAAPSPDLAALGGTPIWSAELTESLFRRRFATLDLSGRGMGATVEATRLMGDLLTAAPTVAGRMVYVNEGHVIRAFDRFSQREFWSRKVGEGGVISPRGNRSVGDLNIVAVSGDRLVTITGHAGAQGRVGSAFIVCLDAVTGREHWRTGFDRLGSRDELAGLYPHGAPIIADGQVFVLARKSQGQLLMSTYLVALDLVSGSPRWSQYIASSGGLQQSESRPYSTPVYAGGEVFVASAFGAVACLEAGTGEVRWLRRLESPYRLSAGTLPWEMGGPAVTGRGVFVLTSDQRWVVHLDRLTGLELGRFAATDWGSPAYLLGAGEWVYAVGRNLNGIDALAPGVPLWTLNVSTPESIAYDIRGRVQVAGSMLIVPTDRGVLYVRGDSGEVLSTIDHRGAGNPLVVGAELFVAGSDRLDAYMPLAVAENMLRRQIEASPDDPEPALSLLRLARRVEDPAATVALAIEAADLAGAAIGRDVDARRRDRAQSDLFETLLEFARDHQELPYATGAPLHSRLAAAAANDAQRVEHLLARGDWLAILAQRDPVHLTEAIESFQSVLTDPTLAQAERTSGGVRRRASSDAAERLGALIARHGAAYAGLAREAESAFARIRQNASPGELIELARRYPFAEASREALLLAANRLREAGRPREALAALTTLYAASPTTTQARPVLGAMVTLCEQAGWRILAAHWVGLAERRHGLKELPGPDGAPRTHAAALDALLPDAAVDRLPSLRRIVADQAQELPVLPGRLVRTRSGVTAPTRYALMLGEGGVVSRVQGTPLSASWSAALGDPEMQLIAHDRRSILFVLPGTGGDLVRVDAETGETLWKTAELRASTARLGQRPRTGVGRFIDLPNGMRFDAQEPVPLPGAGDVIIIGRSGGARRFDLARPGVPIAWEGDHPLEQVHHALRHDLAVVLAGFDRDPRTGGIVGRIVLLDPDDGSVLRTLSTQDDELVRWMVLTPGGELVYGAGNGLAGVDLASGERLWTSDAPENRLLGRAWVMDDLVLAADSGARLVSIRARDGRMSRDFQPDSGPAWTARDLVNLHVVGGRILAHYQERLVWFLPDGTIDGQDVTPEERQYTDVLLADDRMLAISHVIIGRAGEFEVRSPGVTHVDVLYLFSRSNAILDKRFVESTREVLHGTALIDGWALLSSRNRTIAVSVE; the protein is encoded by the coding sequence ATGCGCCTGACATCGCGCGGAACCATCGCCGCCCGTTCGCTGGGGCTGTGGGGCCTCCTGGCGGTGGGTGCGGCGTCGTGGGCTCCCGGCCTTGTCGCGCTGGGGCAGTTCGACGACAACCCCGTCTACGTGGACGATTCGCCCGCCGCGTGGGAGCTGTTCCGGCGCGCCCGTGATCACGAACAGGAAAATCCCGGCGAGGCGGCCCGCGTCTACCAGGAACTGCTCGACCTGCACGCGCACAAGCTCATTCCGTTGCGCGAGGCGGATCGGCATCACCTGGCCAGCGCGCGCATCCGGGTCAACGCCGCGCTGCTCGCCAACCCGCGCGTGCTGGAGCGTTATCGGGCGATCGAGACGTCCACCGCCCGACGCATGCTCGAACAGGGGCAGTATGAATCGCTGCTGCGGACGCGCTTCCTGACCGAACCGGCCCTGGAGGCGGCGCTCCGTCTCGCGCAGGACGCGGTGGAGCGGGCCCACTTCATGCGGGCGGTGCGCGCGCTGACCGAGCTGGCCGCTCACCCGGATCTGGCGGGTCGGCGCGCCGCCTATCGCTGGCTGCTGCTGGGACTGGCGGCCAACCATCTGGGTGACTCGACGCTCCGTCAGCAGGCGGTGGACGCCCTGGCCGGCGCCGCAGATGCCGACAGCCGCGCGTGCCTGGACGAGCTCAATCGCCTGCTCAGGCAGGGTCCGGGTCCGGAGGAAGCACGTGGCCTGACGGTGCTCGACGCCGCTCCGTCTCCCGACCTGGCGGCGCTCGGCGGCACGCCCATCTGGAGCGCGGAGCTGACCGAGTCGCTCTTCCGTCGGCGTTTCGCCACGCTCGATCTGTCGGGTCGGGGCATGGGCGCGACGGTGGAGGCCACGCGCCTCATGGGCGACCTGCTCACCGCCGCTCCCACCGTGGCCGGGCGCATGGTGTATGTGAACGAGGGTCACGTGATCCGCGCCTTCGACCGCTTCAGTCAGCGCGAGTTCTGGAGCCGCAAGGTGGGCGAGGGAGGCGTGATCTCTCCCCGCGGCAATCGATCGGTGGGCGACCTCAACATCGTCGCGGTGTCGGGCGACCGGCTGGTGACGATCACCGGTCACGCCGGTGCGCAGGGGCGCGTGGGCAGCGCGTTCATCGTCTGCCTGGACGCCGTCACCGGGCGCGAGCACTGGCGCACGGGCTTCGATCGGCTGGGATCGCGCGATGAACTGGCCGGACTGTATCCGCACGGAGCGCCGATCATCGCGGACGGGCAGGTCTTCGTCCTCGCCCGCAAGAGCCAGGGGCAGCTGCTGATGAGCACGTACCTGGTCGCGCTGGACCTGGTCAGCGGGTCGCCCCGCTGGTCGCAGTACATCGCCAGCAGCGGCGGGCTGCAGCAGAGCGAGTCGAGGCCGTACTCGACCCCCGTGTACGCGGGCGGCGAGGTGTTCGTGGCCTCCGCCTTCGGCGCGGTGGCGTGCCTGGAGGCGGGCACCGGCGAGGTGCGCTGGCTGCGCCGGCTCGAGTCGCCCTATCGGCTCTCGGCGGGCACGCTGCCGTGGGAGATGGGCGGTCCGGCCGTGACGGGGCGGGGCGTCTTCGTCCTCACGTCGGACCAGCGATGGGTCGTTCACCTTGATCGACTGACCGGGCTGGAGCTGGGGCGCTTCGCCGCCACCGACTGGGGTTCGCCGGCGTACCTGCTGGGCGCGGGCGAGTGGGTGTACGCGGTGGGGCGCAACCTCAACGGCATCGACGCACTGGCGCCGGGCGTGCCCCTGTGGACGCTCAATGTCTCCACGCCCGAGAGCATCGCCTACGACATCCGAGGCCGCGTGCAGGTGGCGGGGTCCATGCTCATCGTCCCCACCGATCGCGGCGTCCTGTACGTGCGCGGCGATTCGGGCGAGGTGCTCTCCACCATCGATCATCGCGGCGCGGGCAACCCGCTGGTGGTCGGCGCGGAACTGTTCGTCGCCGGCAGCGATCGGCTTGACGCCTACATGCCCCTCGCCGTGGCCGAGAACATGCTGCGCCGCCAGATCGAGGCCTCGCCCGATGACCCCGAGCCGGCCCTTTCGCTGCTGCGGCTGGCGCGGCGCGTCGAAGATCCGGCCGCCACCGTGGCGCTGGCCATCGAGGCCGCCGATCTGGCCGGGGCGGCAATCGGGCGCGACGTCGACGCCCGACGGCGTGACCGCGCCCAGAGCGACCTCTTCGAGACGCTGCTCGAGTTCGCCCGTGACCACCAGGAACTTCCCTACGCCACCGGCGCGCCGCTGCACAGCCGACTGGCGGCGGCGGCGGCCAACGACGCGCAGCGCGTGGAGCACCTGCTGGCCCGCGGCGACTGGCTGGCCATCCTCGCCCAGCGCGACCCCGTTCACCTGACCGAGGCCATCGAGTCCTTTCAGTCGGTGCTCACCGATCCGACCCTGGCCCAGGCGGAGCGAACCAGCGGCGGCGTGAGGCGCCGCGCCTCGAGCGACGCCGCCGAACGCCTGGGCGCGCTCATCGCGCGTCACGGCGCCGCCTACGCCGGGTTGGCGCGCGAGGCCGAGTCCGCCTTCGCCCGCATCAGGCAGAACGCCTCGCCGGGCGAGTTGATCGAGCTGGCACGTCGCTACCCCTTCGCCGAGGCGTCGCGCGAAGCGCTGCTGCTCGCCGCCAATCGCCTGCGCGAGGCGGGTCGCCCGCGCGAGGCCCTGGCGGCGCTGACCACGCTGTACGCCGCCTCACCCACGACGACGCAGGCCCGACCCGTGCTCGGCGCCATGGTGACGCTGTGCGAGCAGGCCGGCTGGCGCATCCTTGCCGCCCACTGGGTCGGCCTCGCCGAGCGTCGCCACGGGCTGAAGGAACTGCCCGGCCCGGACGGTGCGCCGCGGACTCACGCCGCCGCACTCGACGCCCTGCTGCCCGACGCTGCGGTCGATCGTCTCCCTTCGCTGCGGCGCATCGTCGCCGATCAGGCGCAGGAGCTTCCTGTGCTCCCCGGACGGCTGGTGCGGACCCGCTCGGGCGTGACCGCGCCTACCCGCTACGCCCTGATGCTGGGCGAAGGCGGCGTCGTCAGCCGTGTTCAGGGCACGCCCCTCTCGGCCAGCTGGAGCGCGGCGCTGGGCGACCCCGAGATGCAACTGATCGCGCACGATCGTCGCTCGATCCTCTTCGTGTTGCCCGGCACGGGAGGCGACCTGGTCCGCGTGGACGCGGAGACCGGCGAAACGCTCTGGAAGACCGCCGAACTGCGCGCCTCCACCGCCCGTCTCGGCCAGCGCCCGCGCACCGGCGTCGGTCGATTCATCGACCTGCCCAACGGCATGCGCTTCGACGCCCAGGAGCCGGTGCCCCTGCCCGGCGCCGGCGACGTCATCATCATCGGGCGCTCGGGCGGGGCGCGGCGTTTCGACCTCGCCAGGCCCGGCGTCCCCATCGCGTGGGAAGGCGATCACCCGCTCGAGCAGGTGCATCACGCCCTGCGCCACGATCTGGCCGTCGTGCTGGCCGGGTTCGACCGTGACCCTCGGACGGGCGGCATCGTGGGACGCATCGTGCTGCTCGACCCCGACGACGGCTCGGTGCTGCGAACGCTCTCCACGCAGGATGACGAACTGGTGCGATGGATGGTCCTCACCCCAGGCGGCGAACTGGTCTACGGCGCGGGCAACGGGCTGGCGGGCGTGGACCTCGCCTCGGGCGAGCGGCTCTGGACCAGCGACGCTCCCGAGAACCGTCTGCTCGGCCGCGCGTGGGTGATGGATGACCTGGTGCTCGCCGCCGACTCCGGCGCGCGACTGGTGTCGATCCGCGCCCGCGATGGGCGCATGAGCCGCGACTTCCAGCCCGACTCCGGTCCCGCCTGGACGGCCCGCGATCTCGTCAACCTGCACGTCGTCGGTGGACGCATCCTCGCCCACTACCAGGAGCGGCTCGTGTGGTTCCTGCCCGATGGGACCATCGACGGACAGGACGTGACGCCCGAAGAGCGGCAGTACACCGATGTGCTGCTGGCCGACGACCGGATGCTGGCCATCTCCCACGTCATCATCGGCCGCGCCGGCGAGTTCGAGGTCCGAAGCCCCGGCGTCACCCACGTGGATGTGCTCTACCTTTTCAGCCGCAGCAACGCCATCCTCGACAAGCGCTTCGTCGAGTCCACCCGCGAAGTGCTGCACGGCACGGCGCTCATCGACGGCTGGGCCCTGCTCTCATCGCGCAACCGCACCATCGCCGTGTCGGTGGAATAG